In Microbacterium enclense, one genomic interval encodes:
- a CDS encoding sigma-70 family RNA polymerase sigma factor: MRLVADPVRRYLWRRTNTDTADDVLAETLLALWRRREQMPLEAETIAWAIGVARLQLANAQRAQRRRDRLAARVAAIDPPATVTFEPGGPADEDVRATLAGMRAADSEILRLWAWDDLAPRELAAVLGITVNAATVRLHRARRRFEAAWSKTRRVDGHVKASEGNRP; this comes from the coding sequence GTGCGGCTGGTGGCCGATCCTGTGCGTCGGTATCTGTGGCGGCGTACCAACACCGATACCGCCGACGATGTGCTCGCCGAGACCCTGCTGGCGCTTTGGCGACGTCGCGAACAAATGCCGCTTGAGGCTGAAACCATTGCCTGGGCGATCGGGGTGGCCCGGCTCCAGCTTGCCAATGCGCAGCGTGCGCAACGACGTCGCGATCGTCTCGCCGCACGAGTTGCCGCCATCGATCCGCCCGCGACTGTCACCTTCGAACCGGGTGGACCAGCCGACGAGGATGTGCGAGCGACGCTGGCCGGTATGCGCGCTGCGGATTCGGAGATTCTTCGACTGTGGGCTTGGGATGATCTCGCTCCGCGCGAACTCGCGGCCGTGCTGGGCATAACTGTTAACGCCGCGACGGTCCGGCTACACCGTGCCCGCCGGCGATTCGAAGCCGCCTGGAGTAAGACGCGACGCGTTGACGGACATGTTAAAGCGAGTGAAGGGAACCGACCGTGA
- a CDS encoding ATP-binding protein translates to MKVVPVTSQVRRDETGDVAVIIYHYDRGHRPRHPSEWAECTALRGKTVPLNNLAYRLRGSSPWRRLTVVAALLTAAVILAFVFTQISSGEQRLASWWPAAGFAAGAAIIAKRRELPLVLAVVLVSTGLASLLAHRPVVVAVAGAVGITAQCWLVRRFAVDREDRPRLFTLGDAARLTVGIALGGVVIGATVFAARLTTSSVDTAFTGAFQVAAGTTSAIVLIVPFFVISRRRRSTQNVRVVALSCSVTTAAAVLAFWPSQEQAFAFLPLPFLAWASLSLTMPAALVQVIIVNAIALTSTGVDGGPFSAVNGPISAVAMIEIYVIASTAMCVFIAAVRNERDSNAEQHAASTALMRQGFARAGTGYLVLRDTEHDTFGILDVNDTALALMPESFRGNGGQHLLIEGSHLHRLCLEALGSHTKVDRSWTDAAPLSVVAEELPDTTNDRVLLVTVMDLSAVEAARRAANEQLRQERETSERLRQTNEKHDLFVASVTHELRTPLTSIVGYTEEALEAAIDDEQRGYLKVVQRNADRLFTLVQDVLNTTHPHSSRETHAKLNLNKIIEDTVDDLQHEATSRGVTLTASAPLEMRTRGSELEIRRGLVNLVANAVKFTPSGGYVMISVSSSDDSFIIDVSDSGPGMNDVELAQAFDRFYRSNDAVAQGIPGTGLGLGIARDVIEANGGTLTLHHNSPHGLTARMQLPRLDGAPLPA, encoded by the coding sequence GTGAAGGTCGTGCCCGTCACGTCGCAGGTACGCCGCGACGAGACTGGCGATGTCGCGGTCATCATCTATCACTACGATCGAGGCCATCGTCCGCGCCACCCTTCCGAATGGGCCGAGTGTACCGCGCTGAGAGGGAAGACCGTGCCGCTGAACAACCTGGCGTACCGCCTGCGAGGCTCTTCTCCGTGGAGGCGGCTGACAGTCGTCGCCGCGTTGCTGACGGCAGCCGTGATTCTTGCGTTTGTGTTCACGCAGATCAGTAGTGGCGAGCAAAGACTGGCCTCGTGGTGGCCAGCGGCTGGCTTTGCCGCCGGTGCCGCGATCATCGCGAAGCGTCGTGAGCTCCCTCTCGTCCTCGCCGTCGTGCTCGTCTCGACGGGTCTGGCGTCGCTACTCGCTCATCGGCCGGTGGTCGTGGCGGTTGCGGGCGCGGTCGGCATCACCGCTCAGTGTTGGTTGGTTCGCCGTTTTGCCGTAGATCGAGAGGATCGGCCCCGACTCTTCACACTGGGTGATGCGGCGCGACTGACTGTCGGCATAGCGCTCGGCGGCGTGGTAATCGGTGCGACCGTGTTCGCAGCGCGATTGACGACCTCGAGCGTCGACACTGCTTTCACCGGGGCGTTCCAGGTCGCCGCGGGCACCACCAGTGCCATTGTTCTCATCGTCCCATTCTTCGTCATCAGCCGCCGACGCCGGTCCACCCAGAATGTTCGTGTCGTCGCGCTGAGCTGTTCGGTGACGACTGCAGCGGCTGTTCTGGCGTTCTGGCCTTCTCAGGAACAGGCATTCGCTTTCCTGCCGCTTCCCTTTCTCGCCTGGGCGTCGCTCTCCTTGACTATGCCGGCCGCGCTCGTCCAGGTCATCATCGTCAACGCGATCGCTCTCACCTCCACAGGGGTAGATGGAGGGCCGTTCTCCGCGGTGAACGGCCCCATCAGCGCTGTCGCAATGATCGAGATCTACGTCATCGCCAGTACGGCGATGTGCGTGTTCATCGCCGCTGTGCGAAACGAGCGTGACAGCAACGCCGAGCAACACGCAGCTTCGACCGCACTCATGCGGCAGGGCTTTGCGCGAGCAGGGACCGGGTACCTCGTACTCCGCGACACCGAGCACGACACGTTCGGCATCCTTGACGTAAACGACACCGCTCTTGCCTTGATGCCCGAATCATTTCGAGGCAACGGCGGTCAGCATCTCCTCATCGAAGGGTCCCACCTTCACCGGTTGTGTCTCGAAGCTCTCGGATCGCACACTAAAGTCGATCGCTCGTGGACTGACGCCGCGCCGTTGAGCGTGGTGGCCGAAGAACTGCCCGACACGACGAACGACCGGGTTCTCCTCGTGACGGTCATGGATCTCAGCGCGGTCGAAGCCGCGCGGCGAGCGGCAAACGAACAGTTACGGCAAGAACGCGAAACGAGCGAGCGCCTCAGGCAAACCAACGAGAAGCACGATCTGTTTGTCGCCTCAGTGACTCATGAGCTGCGCACCCCCTTGACGTCGATCGTCGGTTACACAGAGGAAGCGCTCGAAGCTGCAATCGATGACGAGCAACGCGGATACCTCAAGGTTGTGCAGCGCAACGCGGATCGCCTGTTCACGCTGGTCCAAGACGTACTGAACACCACTCACCCCCACTCCAGTAGGGAGACGCACGCAAAACTCAACCTCAACAAGATCATCGAAGACACCGTCGACGACCTGCAGCATGAAGCGACCAGCCGAGGGGTGACCCTCACAGCCTCTGCACCGCTCGAAATGAGAACGAGGGGCTCGGAGTTGGAGATACGGCGTGGCTTGGTCAATTTGGTGGCTAACGCGGTCAAATTCACCCCGAGCGGCGGCTACGTGATGATCTCAGTCTCCTCATCTGACGATTCATTCATCATCGACGTATCCGACTCTGGCCCTGGGATGAACGACGTCGAGCTCGCTCAAGCATTCGATCGTTTTTACCGTTCGAATGATGCCGTCGCCCAAGGTATCCCCGGCACCGGTCTCGGCCTCGGGATCGCCCGCGACGTAATCGAAGCGAACGGCGGAACGCTCACCCTGCACCACAATTCTCCCCACGGTCTCACAGCGCGGATGCAGCTACCGCGACTGGACGGGGCGCCCCTACCCGCGTAG
- a CDS encoding DUF3892 domain-containing protein, whose product MSIQITHVRFGGTKKTEDEIVEYKWKNEQTGKTGRTDKPTMVHWIDVKKGSAHVGTGSYRVNVAVVKPQKTKPYLRTHADGKWTNNLVNLPTFD is encoded by the coding sequence ATGTCCATTCAGATCACCCACGTCCGATTCGGTGGTACGAAGAAGACGGAAGATGAGATCGTCGAGTACAAGTGGAAGAACGAGCAGACGGGCAAGACCGGGCGGACTGATAAGCCCACGATGGTCCACTGGATCGACGTCAAGAAAGGCTCAGCACATGTCGGAACGGGAAGTTACCGAGTAAACGTTGCCGTCGTGAAGCCCCAGAAGACGAAGCCCTACCTGCGGACCCACGCCGACGGAAAGTGGACCAACAACTTAGTGAACTTGCCTACGTTCGATTGA